From Ischnura elegans chromosome 13 unlocalized genomic scaffold, ioIscEleg1.1 SUPER_13_unloc_1, whole genome shotgun sequence, a single genomic window includes:
- the LOC124172329 gene encoding uncharacterized protein LOC124172329 isoform X1, with protein sequence MRVSTFAQPTLVCSFISNIICFFEVLCFYVSTQCYINFSWTTHSYSTGTAGERSVAAQKSCQPKRPSLLKELNIVNNKVEAYEDNHLQMLKEIKEAIHGLQDQQSQLVGETREIAGSLRELVAVNGRIASALEKLTCGSEQ encoded by the exons ATGAGAGTGTCGACATTTGCTCAACCAACGCTGGTGTGTTCCTTTATATCAAATATCATTTGCTTTTTCGAGGTTCTGTGCTTTTATGTGAGCACCCAGTGTTATATAAATTTTTCATGGACCACTCACTCTTACTCAACAGGGACTGCTGGAGAAAGAAGTGTTGCAGCCCAAA AAAGCTGCCAACCCAAGCGGCCTTCTCTCCTTAAGGAGTTAAACATTGTAAATAACAAGGTGGAGGCATATGAAGACAACCACCTTCAGATGTTAAAG GAGATCAAAGAAGCCATTCATGGCTTACAGGATCAACAGTCTCAACTGGTGGGGGAAACAAGGGAGATAGCTGGGAGTCTGAGGGAGCTTGTGGCAGTGAATGGGAGAATAGCTTCTGCACTGGAAAAGTTGACCTGCGGAAGCGAGCAGTGA
- the LOC124172138 gene encoding putative nuclease HARBI1 translates to MNLVRERRRIQRALVLHIAERRRLTLERRRLRDAHNPFEYEDYIFVNYFRASKEVVIFVSEATENVLKRKNVDGLSVQLQVLVAIRFMAEGGYQRGVGQDFFLAVSQPSVSRCVKNVTRAICDRLYNDWIKLPSTNMERNEIQERFRPMARFPGVLGAIDCTHVAIVTPLEGEEGYKNHKGFYSLNAQMICDSNLKIMDVCIYPGTVHDQFIWRWSRARIQIKHLHENGPEQYYLLGNLIDDFQQVNL, encoded by the exons ATGAACCTTGTACGGGAACGGAGGCGGATTCAGCGGGCATTAGTGTTACATATTGCTGAGAGACGCCGATTAACTCTAGAAAGACGGAGATTGAGGGATGCCCACAATCCTTTTGAATACGAAGATTATATTTTCGTCAATTATTTCCGTGCGTCGAAGGAGGTTGTTATATTCGTGAGCGAAGCCACGGAAAATGTCCTAAAGCGGAAGAACGTGGATGGATTAAGCGTTCAACTACAG GTTCTTGTCGCCATCCGATTCATGGCAGAAGGAGGGTACCAAAGAGGCGTCGGGCAAGATTTTTTCTTGGCCGTAAGCCAACCCTCTGTGAGCCGCTGCGTCAAAAATGTGACGAGGGCAATATGCGACCGGCTGTACAACGACTGGATCAAACTCCCGTCCACAAAtatggaaagaaatgaaatacaagAAAG ATTTCGCCCAATGGCCAGGTTTCCGGGAGTGCTGGGGGCTATTGATTGCACTCATGTtgccatagttacgcctctggaaGGAGAAGAGGGATACAAGAACCACAAGGGGTTCTATTCCTTAAATGCCCAAATG ATTTGTGACTCCAATTTGAAGATAATGGATGTATGTATTTATCCGGGAACGGTCCATGATCAATTTATTTGGCGGTGGTCTCGGGCAAGGATTCAAATCAAGCACTTGCATGAAAATGGGCCTGAGCAGTATTACCTGCTTGGTAATTTGATAGATGATTTTCAACAAGTTAACTTATGA
- the LOC124172331 gene encoding uncharacterized protein LOC124172331, with translation MEQIRETKKRAARVRDSQINVLVNYMIDHRDFACGRFQGPQGKATAERQWCELAELVGGHGPQKSVDQWKKVWKDLKRKTRAKNAQMNAERVRTGNASVSNRNNTLWKMASCLE, from the exons ATGGAGCAGATAAG ggAAACAAAGAAAAGAGCGGCTCGAGTACGCGACAGCCAAATAAACGTTTTGGTTAATTACATGATTGACCATCGTGATTTTGCGTGTGGACGCTTCCAAGGGCCACAAGGAAAGGCGACGGCCGAGAGGCAGTGGTGCGAGCTGGCCGAACTTGTTGGGGGTCATGGACCCCAAAAAAGTGTGGACCAGTGGAAAAAG GTCTGGAAGGATTTGAAGAGAAAAACTCGGGCGAAGAACGCCCAAATGAATGCGGAGCGTGTGAGGACTGGTAATGCTTCGGTAAGTAATAGAAATAACACGTTATGGAAAATGGCTTCATGTTTGGAATGA
- the LOC124172329 gene encoding uncharacterized protein LOC124172329 isoform X2 — protein MELEEGIFEVVVGESSMVTLDESVDICSTNAGTAGERSVAAQKSCQPKRPSLLKELNIVNNKVEAYEDNHLQMLKEIKEAIHGLQDQQSQLVGETREIAGSLRELVAVNGRIASALEKLTCGSEQ, from the exons ATGGAGTTGGAGGAAGGGATATTTGAG GTTGTTGTCGGGGAGAGTTCCATGGTCACTCTAGATGAGAGTGTCGACATTTGCTCAACCAACGCTG GGACTGCTGGAGAAAGAAGTGTTGCAGCCCAAA AAAGCTGCCAACCCAAGCGGCCTTCTCTCCTTAAGGAGTTAAACATTGTAAATAACAAGGTGGAGGCATATGAAGACAACCACCTTCAGATGTTAAAG GAGATCAAAGAAGCCATTCATGGCTTACAGGATCAACAGTCTCAACTGGTGGGGGAAACAAGGGAGATAGCTGGGAGTCTGAGGGAGCTTGTGGCAGTGAATGGGAGAATAGCTTCTGCACTGGAAAAGTTGACCTGCGGAAGCGAGCAGTGA
- the LOC124172330 gene encoding putative nuclease HARBI1, which yields MTPVANALPGTPDYDYTQAHCQARNVIERAFGVMKARWRCLLRDRVLHYQPQQATTIVTACAVLHNILLHYRLPPPEPEEIEEAMVDMQQGPLPGDQLALARGIQRRIINRYFT from the exons ATGACCCCAGTTGCTAATGCACTCCCTGGCACACCAGATTATGATTATACGCAAGCCCATTGTCAGGCAAGAAATGTCATTGAGCGGGCATTTGGGGTTATGAAAGCACGTTGGAGATGCCTCCTGAGAGACAGGGTTCTCCACTATCAACCCCAGCAAGCAACCACCATAGTGACAGCATGTGCAGTTTTGCACAACATCTTGTTGCACTACAG actaCCACCGCCAGAACCGGAAGAAATAGAAGAGGCAATGGTTGATATGCAGCAAGGCCCATTACCAGGAGACCAACTGGCGCTGGCCAGAGGAATTCAAAGGCGCATTATCAACAgatattttacgtaa